A region of Vitis vinifera cultivar Pinot Noir 40024 chromosome 13, ASM3070453v1 DNA encodes the following proteins:
- the LOC100266698 gene encoding ribulose bisphosphate carboxylase/oxygenase activase, chloroplastic, which translates to MATAVSTVGAVNRALLSLNGASGAGASVPSSAFLGSSLKKVNSRFTHSKVSSGSFKVVAEVDDDMQTEKDKWKGLAFDTSDDQQDIVRGKGMVDSLFQAPMDAGTHYAVMSSYEYISTGLRQYNLDNNMDGFYIAPAFMDKLVVHITKNFMTLPNIKVPLILGIWGGKGQGKSFQCELVFSKMGINPIMMSAGELESGNAGEPAKLIRQRYREAADIIRKGKMCCLFINDLDAGAGRLGGTTQYTVNNQMVNATLMNIADNPTNVQLPGMYNKEENPRVPVIVTGNDFSTLYAPLIRDGRMEKFYWAPTREDRIGVCTGIFRTDNVPVEDIVKLVDTFPGQSIDFFGALRARVYDDMVRDWIAGIGVDTVGKRLVNSKEGPPSFEQPKMTLEKLLEYGSMLVQEQENVKRVQLADKYLNEAALGDANEDAIKSGSFFT; encoded by the exons ATGGCTACTGCCGTCTCAACCGTTGGGGCTGTCAATAGAGCACTG CTGAGCTTGAATGGCGCCTCTGGTGCTGGAGCTTCAGTTCCAAGCTCAGCCTTCCTGGGCAGCAGCTTGAAGAAAGTGAACTCTAGATTCACCCACTCCAAGGTTTCATCAGGAAGTTTCAAGGTTGTTGCAGAAGTGGACGACGACATGCAGACCGAAAAAGACAAGTGGAAAGGCCTTGCTTTCGATACTTCTGATGACCAGCAAGACATCGTCAGAGGTAAGGGTATGGTTGATTCGCTCTTCCAAGCTCCCATGGACGCAGGAACCCACTATGCTGTCATGAGCTCTTACGAGTATATCAGTACTGGACTTCGCCA GTACAACTTGGACAACAACATGGATGGTTTCTATATTGCTCCTGCATTCATGGACAAGCTTGTTGTTCACATCACCAAGAACTTCATGACCTTGCCTAACATCAAG GTTCCCCTCATCCTTGGTATTTGGGGAGGCAAAGGTCAGGGGAAGTCTTTCCAGTGTGAGCTTGTCTTTTCCAAGATGGGAATCAA CCCCATCATGATGAGCGCTGGAGAATTGGAGAGTGGGAATGCAGGCGAGCCTGCCAAGCTGATCAGGCAAAGGTACCGTGAAGCAGCTGATATAATTAGGAAGGGAAAAATGTGCTGCCTCTTCATCAACGATCTCGATGCAGGAGCAGGTCGGCTAGGTGGAACTACCCAATACACTGTCAACAACCAAATGGTTAATGCCACCCTCATGAACATTGCTGATAACCCAACAAACGTCCAGCTACCTGGTATGTACAACAAGGAGGAGAATCCTCGTGTCCCAGTCATAGTCACCGGTAACGACTTCTCAACATTATATGCTCCTCTCATCCGTGATGGTCGTATGGAGAAATTCTACTGGGCACCTACTCGGGAAGATAGGATTGGCGTTTGCACAGGAATTTTCCGGACTGACAACGTCCCTGTAGAGGACATTGTCAAGCTTGTTGATACCTTCCCTGGTCAATCTATTG ATTTCTTTGGTGCACTAAGGGCAAGAGTTTATGATGATATGGTGCGGGACTGGATAGCAGGAATTGGGGTTGACACAGTGGGGAAGAGGCTTGTGAATTCAAAGGAAGGACCCCCAAGTTTTGAGCAGCCCAAGATGACCCTTGAGAAGCTCCTTGAGTATGGCAGCATGCTTGTCCAAGAACAGGAGAATGTGAAGAGAGTCCAATTGGCAGACAAGTACTTGAATGAGGCTGCTCTTGGAGATGCTAATGAGGATGCTATTAAGAGTGGATCTTTCTTTACTTAG
- the LOC100246154 gene encoding probable phosphoribosylformylglycinamidine synthase, chloroplastic/mitochondrial: protein MAAACEITATEFLWGTRRQNLLLQRHSHAQKSRLLWGTFHVRKPKLGLSNRGTSLRCRAQAKPRAVVSGGVTSPLDEKSNLVQKPTAEVIHFFRIPLIQKSATAELLKSVQTKISNQIVDLKTEQCFNIGLEGGLSGQKLLVLKWLLQETYEPENLGTESFLDQERRDGINTVIIEVGPRLSFTTAWSANAVSICRACGLTEVTRMERSRRYLLYVKAGSALQDHQINEFAAMVHDRMTECVYTQKLTSFETSVVPEEVRYVPVMERGRKALEDINEEMGLAFDEQDLQYYTRLFREDIKRDPTTVELFDIAQSNSEHSRHWFFTGKIVIDGQRMSRSLMQIVKSTLQANPNNSVIGFKDNSSAIKGFLVKQLRPVQPGLTCPLDTSIRDLDILFTAETHNFPCAVAPYPGAETGAGGRIRDTHATGRGSFVVAATAGYCVGNLNIEGSYAPWEDPSFTYPSNLASPLQILIDASNGASDYGNKFGEPLIQGYTRTFGMRLPSGERREWLKPIMFSAGIGQIDHIHITKGEPDIGMLVVKIGGPAYRIGMGGGAASSMVSGQNDAELDFNAVQRGDAEMAQKLYRVVRACIEMREDNPIISIHDQGAGGNCNVVKEIIYPKGAQIDIRSIVVGDHTMSVLEIWGAEYQEQDAILVKPESRSLLQSICERERVSMAVIGTINGEGRIVLVDSKAIQRCHSSGLPPPPPAVDLELEKVLGDMPKKVFEFKRIDHEREPLDIAPGITVMESLKRVLRLPSVCSKRFLTTKVDRCVTGLVAQQQTVGPLQITLSDVAVISQTYTDMTGGACAIGEQPIKGLLDPKAMARLAVGEALTNLVWAKVTALSDVKSSANWMYAAKLEGEGAAMYDAAMALSEAMIELGIAIDGGKDSLSMAAHASGEVVKAPGNLVISVYVTCPDITKTVTPDLKLEDEGILLHIDLSKGKRRLGGSALAQVFDQVGDESPDLDDVPYLKRAFEGVQELLADGSISAGHDISDGGLIVCVLEMAFAGNCGIALDLTSHGNSLFETLFAEELGLVLEVSRTNLDMIMGKLHGVGVSAEIIGQVTATPMIELKVDDVTHLNEDTSYLRDMWEETSFQLEKFQRLASCVDLEKEGLKSRHEPSWKLSFTPAITDKKYMTAISKPKVAVIREEGSNGDREMSAAFYAAGFEPWDVTMSDLLNGVISLQEFRGIVFVGGFSYADVLDSAKGWSASIRFNQPLLNQFQEFYKREDTFSLGVCNGCQLMALLGWVPGPQVGGVFGNGGDPSQPRFIHNESGRFECRFTSVTIKDSPAIMFKGMEGSTLGVWAAHGEGRAYFPDGSVLDSVIDSNLAPIRYCDDDGKPTEVYPFNLNGSPLGVAAICSPDGRHLAMMPHPERCFLMWQFPWYPKQWNVDKAGPSPWLRMFQNAREWCS, encoded by the exons ATGGCGGCTGCCTGTGAAATTACAGCAACCGAGTTTTTGTGG GGTACCCGAAGGCAAAATCTGCTTTTGCAGAGGCACTCCCATGCGCAGAAAAGTCGTTTGCTTTGGGGTACATTCCATGTGCGAAAACCAAAACTGGGTCTATCTAATAGAGGTACTTCACTGAGGTGCCGCGCCCAAGCAAAGCCCAGAGCTGTGGTTTCTGGTGGTGTTACCAGTCCGCTGGATGAAAAATCAAACCTTGTTCAAAAGCCCACTGCAGAGGTTATACATTTTTTTCGTATTCCATTGATCCAGAAGAGTGCGACGGCTGAACTTCTCAAGTCGGTTCAAACGAAAATCTCGAACCAGATTGTTGATTTGAAGACTGAGCAGTGTTTTAATATTGGGCTTGAGGGAGGGCTGTCAGGTCAAAAGCTTTTAGTTCTCAAGTGGCTTCTTCAAGAAACTTATGAGCCTGAAAATTTGGGGACAGAGAGCTTTCTTGATCAGGAGAGGCGAGATGGGATCAATACGGTGATAATTGAGGTTGGACCGAGGTTGTCTTTTACTACTGCATGGTCTGCTAATGCTGTGTCAATTTGCCGAGCGTGTGGGTTGACAGAGGTGACCAGAATGGAACGATCAAGGAGGTACTTGTTATATGTCAAGGCTGGTAGTGCATTGCAAGATCATCAGATTAATGAGTTTGCTGCTATGGTCCATGATCGGATGACCGAGTGTGTTTACACCCAGAAGCTCACATCTTTCGAGACTAGTGTTGTTCCAGAGGAAGTTCGGTATGTACCTGTGATGGAGAGGGGGCGGAAGGCATTGGAGGATATTAATGAGGAAATGGGTTTAGCATTTGATGAGCAAGATTTACAGTATTACACTAGGCTGTTCAGGGAAGACATCAAGCGGGATCCTACAACGGTGGAATTGTTTGATATCGCACAATCTAACAGTGAGCATAGTAGGCACTGGTTTTTTACTGGGAAAATTGTTATTGATGGGCAACGAATGAGTCGGTCTCTCATGCAGATTGTGAAGAGCACTTTACAGGCAAATCCAAATAACTCTGTCATTGGTTTCAAGGACAACTCTAGTGCAATCAAGGGCTTTCTTGTGAAACAATTGCGACCAGTTCAGCCGGGTTTAACATGTCCCTTAGACACAAGTATTCGTGatcttgatattttatttaccgCTGAGACCCATAATTTCCCATGTGCAGTGGCGCCTTACCCTGGTGCAGAGACTGGTGCAGGGGGCCGCATTAGGGACACCCATGCAACAGGAAGGGGGTCTTTTGTTGTTGCTGCTACAGCTGGTTATTGTGTTGGGAATCTTAATATTGAAGGGTCTTATGCTCCATGGGAAGATCCATCATTTACATACCCATCCAACTTGGCTTCACCTCTTCAAATCCTCATTGATGCTAGCAATGGCGCGTCTGACTATGGGAACAAATTTGGAGAGCCCTTGATTCAGGGCTATACCAGAACTTTTGGAATGAGACTTCCAAGTGGGGAAAGACGGGAATGGTTAAAGCCAATCATGTTCAGTGCAGGGATTGGGCAGATTGATCACATCCACATAACAAAAGGAGAGCCTGATATTGGAATGTTAGTAGTTAAGATTGGAGGCCCAGCATATCGCATAGGAATGGGAGGTGGAGCTGCATCTAGTATGGTTAGTGGTCAGAATGATGCTGAGCTTGATTTTAATGCAGTACAGCGTGGAGATGCAGAGATGGCACAGAAATTGTACCGTGTTGTCCGAGCTTGCATTGAAATGAGGGAAGATAACCCAATAATCAGCATACATGACCAGGGTGCTGGTGGGAATTGTAACGTCGTTAAGGAAATAATATACCCAAAGGGTGCTCAGATTGATATTCGGTCAATTGTAGTTGGTGACCACACAATGTCTGTGTTGGAGATATGGGGTGCAGAATATCAGGAGCAAGATGCAATCTTAGTGAAGCCTGAAAGCCGCAGCCTATTGCAATCAATCTGTGAAAGAGAAAGGGTCTCTATGGCTGTTATTGGAACAATAAATGGTGAGGGACGAATTGTTTTAGTTGATAGCAAGGCTATTCAAAGATGTCATTCGAGTGGACTTCCTCCACCTCCTCCTGCTGTGGATCTTGAGCTCGAGAAAGTACTTGGGGACATGCCTAAAAAAGTCTTTGAATTTAAGCGGATTGATCATGAACGAGAACCACTTGATATTGCACCTGGGATCACTGTAATGGAATCTCTGAAGAGGGTACTGAGACTTCCATCAGTCTGTTCAAAACGCTTCTTGACAACAAAAGTTGATCGGTGTGTAACAGGTCTTGTGGCACAGCAGCAAACTGTTGGTCCCTTGCAAATCACCCTTTCTGATGTTGCAGTCATCTCTCAGACTTACACTGACATGACTGGAGGTGCATGTGCGATTGGGGAACAGCCAATCAAGGGTCTGTTGGATCCAAAAGCAATGGCAAGACTGGCTGTTGGAGAAGCATTGACAAATCTTGTTTGGGCAAAGGTAACTGCTCTATCTGATGTTAAGTCAAGTGCGAACTGGATGTATGCTGCCAAACTTGAAGGCGAAGGAGCAGCCATGTACGATGCTGCTATGGCTCTTTCGGAAGCAATGATTGAGCTTGGTATTGCTATTGATGGAGGGAAGGACAGTCTTTCCATGGCAGCCCATGCATCAGGTGAGGTTGTCAAGGCTCCTGGAAATCTTGTAATCAGTGTTTATGTCACATGTCCTGATATAACCAAAACAGTGACCCCGGATTTGAAGCTTGAAGATGAGGGAATTCTGCTTCACATTGATTTGTCAAAGGGAAAGCGGCGGTTAGGTGGTTCTGCTCTAGCTCAGGTTTTTGATCAAGTAGGAGATGAGTCTCCTGATCTTGATGATGTTCCTTACCTTAAAAGGGCTTTTGAGGGAGTTCAGGAGCTCCTTGCTGATGGGTCGATCTCTGCTGGTCACGATATCAGTGATGGTGGACTGATTGTATGTGTGCTGGAGATGGCATTTGCTGGGAATTGTGGTATTGCCTTGGATTTGACTTCACATGGGAATAGCCTCTTTGAAACACTATTTGCAGAAGAACTTGGCCTTGTTCTAGAGGTTAGCAGGACAAACTTGGACATGATAATGGGAAAGCTTCATGGCGTTGGTGTTTCAGCTGAGATCATTGGACAAGTAACTGCGACTCCCATGATAGAATTAAAGGTTGATGATGTTACTCATTTAAATGAGGACACTTCTTATCTTAGGGACATGTGGGAGGAAACCAGTTTTCAGCTGGAAAAATTCCAAAGATTGGCTTCTTGTGTGGATTTAGAGAAAGAAGGGTTGAAGAGTAGACATGAACCTTCATGGAAATTGTCCTTCACTCCTGCAATTACAGATAAGAAATATATGACTGCAATTTCAAAACCGAAAGTGGCTGTGATTCGAGAGGAAGGCAGCAATGGGGATAGAGAAATGTCTGCTGCATTTTATGCTGCCGGTTTTGAACCATGGGATGTTACCATGTCAGACCTTCTCAATGGAGTCATCTCTCTGCAGGAGTTCCGTGGGATTGTGTTTGTAGGTGGTTTTAGCTATGCTGATGTACTTGATTCTGCCAAAGGTTGGTCGGCTTCTATACGATTCAATCAACCTCTTCTAAATCAATTTCAAGAGTTTTACAAACGGGAAGACACTTTTAGTCTTGGGGTTTGCAATGGGTGTCAGCTAATGGCCCTGTTGGGGTGGGTCCCTGGGCCCCAAGTTGGGGGTGTTTTTGGCAATGGTGGAGACCCTTCACAACCAAGGTTCATCCACAATGAGTCAGGAAGGTTTGAATGTCGCTTCACAAGTGTGACAATAAAGGACTCTCCTGCTATAATGTTCAAAGGAATGGAGGGCAGCACATTGGGTGTGTGGGCTGCCCATGGTGAGGGAAGAGCTTATTTTCCTGATGGTAGTGTTCTGGATAGTGTGATTGATTCAAATTTGGCCCCAATTAGATATTGTGATGATGATGGGAAGCCAACAGAAGTCTATCCTTTCAATCTGAATGGATCTCCCCTAGGAGTAGCAGCGATTTGTTCTCCGGATGGGAGGCATCTTGCTATGATGCCTCATCCAGAGCGATGCTTCTTGATGTGGCAGTTCCCATGGTATCCGAAGCAGTGGAATGTGGACAAGGCAGGCCCCAGTCCTTGGTTGCGAATGTTCCAAAATGCCAGGGAGTGGTGCTCTTGA
- the LOC100241046 gene encoding LOB domain-containing protein 33, whose translation MALSPNLSHSFVKLPFISRAVRHINAIVYALATVADSSVHKVFGASNVSKLLLHLPLHNRGEAAITISYEALARMRDPVYGCVAHIFALQQQVANLQEEIEILGNHMATFAPDTVTGEHYGATNNLNTGLQFSSQTDTLNMQDYLNQQALLLSHAGNATANQAFDSLMNEQPPPLYGWENQNFFCDSDATPLERLFEGIDQEFSAYYPWSDNTTYPKN comes from the exons ATGGCATTGTCCCCCAATCTCTCTCACTCATTTGTCAAGCTCCCCTTTATTTCTAGAGCCGTGAGGCACATAAATGCAATAGTTTATGCACTTGCGACTGTTGCTGATAGCTCAG TGCACAAGGTGTTTGGTGCCAGCAATGTCTCTAAGCTATTGCTACACCTTCCCTTGCATAACCGAGGCGAAGCTGCTATCACAATCTCTTATGAAGCACTCGCTCGGATGCGGGATCCTGTCTATGGTTGTGTCGCTCATATCTTTGCACTCCAACAACAG GTTGCCAACCTACAAGAGGAGATAGAAATTCTAGGGAACCACATGGCTACTTTTGCTCCTGATACTGTTACTGGTGAACATTATGGAGCAACTAATAACCTTAACACTGGCCTGCAATTTTCTTCACAAACCGACACTCTGAATATGCAAGATTATCTCAACCAACAGGCTCTGCTACTATCCCATGCAGGGAATGCAACTGCAAATCAGGCCTTTGACAGCCTAATGAATGAACAGCCACCTCCTTTGTATGGATGGGAAAACCAGAACTTTTTCTGCGACTCCGACGCAACCCCATTAGAGAGACTCTTTGAAGGAATTGACCAAGAGTTCTCTGCCTATTACCCATGGTCGGACAACACTACCTATCCCAAAAACTGA